One stretch of Nomascus leucogenys isolate Asia chromosome 7b, Asia_NLE_v1, whole genome shotgun sequence DNA includes these proteins:
- the APOBEC3H gene encoding DNA dC->dU-editing enzyme APOBEC-3H isoform X2: MALLTAKTFRLQFNNKRRVTKPYYPRKALLCYQLTPQNGSTPTRGYFKNKKKRHAEIRFINKIKSMGLDETQCYQVTCYLTWSPCPSCAQELADFIKAHDHLNLRIFASRLYCHWCRRQQEGLRLLCGSQVPVEVMGFSEFADCWENFVDHEEPLSFNPSEMLEELDKNSRAIKRRLEKIKSRSVDVLENGLRSLQLGPVSPSLSRGNSR; the protein is encoded by the exons ATGGCTCTGCTAACAGCCAAAACATTCAGGTTACAGTTTAACAACAAGCGCCGCGTCACAAAGCCTTACTACCCGAGGAAGGCCCTCTTGTGTTACCAGCTGACGCCGCAGAATGGCTCCACGCCTACCAGAGGCTACTTTAAAAACAAG AAAAAGCGCCATGCAGAAATTCGCTTTATTAACAAGATCAAGTCTATGGGACTGGACGAAACACAGTGCTACCAAGTCACCTGTTACCTCACGTGGAGCCCCTGCCCCTCCTGTGCCCAGGAGCTGGCTGACTTCATCAAGGCTCACGACCATCTGAACCTGCGCATCTTCGCCTCCCGCCTGTACTGCCACTGGTGCAGGCGCCAGCAGGAGGGGCTGCGGCTTCTGTGTGGATCCCAGGTCCCGGTGGAGGTCATGGGCTTCTCAG AGTTTGCTGACTGCTGGGAAAACTTTGTGGACCACGAGGAACCGCTCTCCTTCAACCCCTCTGAGATGTTAGAGGAGCTAGATAAAAACAGTCGAGCCATAAAGCGACGGCTTGAGAAGATAAAG TCCCGGAGTGTGGATGTTTTGGAGAATGGCTTAAGAAGTTTGCAGCTTGGACCCGTATCCCCCTCATTGTCAAGAGGCAACTCAAGATGA
- the APOBEC3H gene encoding DNA dC->dU-editing enzyme APOBEC-3H isoform X1 → MALLTAKTFRLQFNNKRRVTKPYYPRKALLCYQLTPQNGSTPTRGYFKNKKKRHAEIRFINKIKSMGLDETQCYQVTCYLTWSPCPSCAQELADFIKAHDHLNLRIFASRLYCHWCRRQQEGLRLLCGSQVPVEVMGFSEFADCWENFVDHEEPLSFNPSEMLEELDKNSRAIKRRLEKIKQSRSVDVLENGLRSLQLGPVSPSLSRGNSR, encoded by the exons ATGGCTCTGCTAACAGCCAAAACATTCAGGTTACAGTTTAACAACAAGCGCCGCGTCACAAAGCCTTACTACCCGAGGAAGGCCCTCTTGTGTTACCAGCTGACGCCGCAGAATGGCTCCACGCCTACCAGAGGCTACTTTAAAAACAAG AAAAAGCGCCATGCAGAAATTCGCTTTATTAACAAGATCAAGTCTATGGGACTGGACGAAACACAGTGCTACCAAGTCACCTGTTACCTCACGTGGAGCCCCTGCCCCTCCTGTGCCCAGGAGCTGGCTGACTTCATCAAGGCTCACGACCATCTGAACCTGCGCATCTTCGCCTCCCGCCTGTACTGCCACTGGTGCAGGCGCCAGCAGGAGGGGCTGCGGCTTCTGTGTGGATCCCAGGTCCCGGTGGAGGTCATGGGCTTCTCAG AGTTTGCTGACTGCTGGGAAAACTTTGTGGACCACGAGGAACCGCTCTCCTTCAACCCCTCTGAGATGTTAGAGGAGCTAGATAAAAACAGTCGAGCCATAAAGCGACGGCTTGAGAAGATAAAG caGTCCCGGAGTGTGGATGTTTTGGAGAATGGCTTAAGAAGTTTGCAGCTTGGACCCGTATCCCCCTCATTGTCAAGAGGCAACTCAAGATGA
- the APOBEC3H gene encoding DNA dC->dU-editing enzyme APOBEC-3H isoform X3: protein MALLTAKTFRLQFNNKRRVTKPYYPRKALLCYQLTPQNGSTPTRGYFKNKKKRHAEIRFINKIKSMGLDETQCYQVTCYLTWSPCPSCAQELADFIKAHDHLNLRIFASRLYCHWCRRQQEGLRLLCGSQVPVEVMGFSEFADCWENFVDHEEPLSFNPSEMLEELDKNSRAIKRRLEKIKIPGVHVQGCYMDILCDAEV from the exons ATGGCTCTGCTAACAGCCAAAACATTCAGGTTACAGTTTAACAACAAGCGCCGCGTCACAAAGCCTTACTACCCGAGGAAGGCCCTCTTGTGTTACCAGCTGACGCCGCAGAATGGCTCCACGCCTACCAGAGGCTACTTTAAAAACAAG AAAAAGCGCCATGCAGAAATTCGCTTTATTAACAAGATCAAGTCTATGGGACTGGACGAAACACAGTGCTACCAAGTCACCTGTTACCTCACGTGGAGCCCCTGCCCCTCCTGTGCCCAGGAGCTGGCTGACTTCATCAAGGCTCACGACCATCTGAACCTGCGCATCTTCGCCTCCCGCCTGTACTGCCACTGGTGCAGGCGCCAGCAGGAGGGGCTGCGGCTTCTGTGTGGATCCCAGGTCCCGGTGGAGGTCATGGGCTTCTCAG AGTTTGCTGACTGCTGGGAAAACTTTGTGGACCACGAGGAACCGCTCTCCTTCAACCCCTCTGAGATGTTAGAGGAGCTAGATAAAAACAGTCGAGCCATAAAGCGACGGCTTGAGAAGATAAAG Attccaggggtacatgtgcagggttgttacatggatatattgtgtgatgctgaggtttga
- the APOBEC3H gene encoding DNA dC->dU-editing enzyme APOBEC-3H isoform X4 encodes MALLTAKTFRLQFNNKRRVTKPYYPRKALLCYQLTPQNGSTPTRGYFKNKKKRHAEIRFINKIKSMGLDETQCYQVTCYLTWSPCPSCAQELADFIKAHDHLNLRIFASRLYCHWCRRQQEGLRLLCGSQVPVEVMGFSDSRGTCAGLLHGYIV; translated from the exons ATGGCTCTGCTAACAGCCAAAACATTCAGGTTACAGTTTAACAACAAGCGCCGCGTCACAAAGCCTTACTACCCGAGGAAGGCCCTCTTGTGTTACCAGCTGACGCCGCAGAATGGCTCCACGCCTACCAGAGGCTACTTTAAAAACAAG AAAAAGCGCCATGCAGAAATTCGCTTTATTAACAAGATCAAGTCTATGGGACTGGACGAAACACAGTGCTACCAAGTCACCTGTTACCTCACGTGGAGCCCCTGCCCCTCCTGTGCCCAGGAGCTGGCTGACTTCATCAAGGCTCACGACCATCTGAACCTGCGCATCTTCGCCTCCCGCCTGTACTGCCACTGGTGCAGGCGCCAGCAGGAGGGGCTGCGGCTTCTGTGTGGATCCCAGGTCCCGGTGGAGGTCATGGGCTTCTCAG Attccaggggtacatgtgcagggttgttacatggatatattgtgtga